GGTTTCAAGTTTTTGATATGATCAATTAAAGTCTTAAACATACAGTATGAAATAAATTCAATTTGAATCTATGTTCATCTttgttattcatttttattatttttaacaataatgaGGTAAACAACTTTCTCATAAGTGTCGATTATAACATATGTGATCTTCCATTAATTAGTAAAAGAATGAAGATGAGTTAAAGTTGAAAACTAAGTTTTAGTGGCTCACTTGAGCGAAGTCATACAACAAGACTTGTCGTCCAATAAACCAATTACTTAGTTTGGCATACAAAATAGTGATATCAACATTTTACTTGCTCGAGCTAAACGAAGAGCTGGCTAGAACAAGGTGCTAGTTAGAAACAAGACGTCTTCATtggaaatattataaaaaattagttaaattacAACACTATTATCAATTAATTGCCTACTTAATGATGCATTAAAGTTTTTTAATGATGCATTAAAGTTTTTTAATGATgcattaaagttttttttgttctttaaagcaaaaaattattgttcttaGCTCTTATCCAATGGATAATAAAAAGTTGGACCTATAAAAAGGGGATtcaataaagaataataaattttaaaaagttttccTATTCACATGAATACGCTATTGCAAGTTTCGCCCACAAGTTCAAGTCGGCAagatggttttttattttatgtcatgAATTCATGATTACCTTGGAATCTTTTTGGTCGGAAAGAAAAAGACGGAAGTAATGGACAAatgacttttaaattttaattacacTTTTTAGGCTTGAATCCACTTtgctataattttaaattaactcTGTCAAATCCTTCTCCGTTATCTGCTTCTTCATCAATGATTGAACAACAAATTAAACTGAATAAGCATCTGATTAAAAACATATTAATTCCTAAAAATCCGTACATAGACTAGCTGAACATCTCAATTAACTAGAAACAACTTGAAAAATACCCTAAGAGTGTTTACCGTCCATTTGGATGGAGGAGTGGAAAattgggaggatgaaaaattaataggagaatggaaaagtgggaggatagaaaatatttaattttcccttgtgtatgtttggttggagggatgaaaaagtgagagggtggaaaactctttaatttggttgaaaagaaaagtgagaggatagaaaaagtagtttatataaattgactattatacccttgttacataataggtaataaatagatttatttatacTCGTTAaataatattgtgaaaatattgtggtaatatttctcaaaattttttattctttatatcaTTTGTCCTTTCTCAGCCTTCCTCCCatccatatgttttttttttcttatttttctcctccacacgtTGTCCTTATATCTCTAtcccccttcttttatttgttttgtctTCCTCATTCAAGAACGTTCCAAGCTTCCAGCTAGGGATGGTGCAGCTCTCATTCTCtagcgctctctctctctctctctctctttttttttttttacttgattccaGAAGGCATTTGTGTAAAAATGCCATAAGTCCACTTTTCTGAGTTTTCTCCCCCACAAttttcctcccgatttgggagGATGAGATTTGTGGGCCcgggagagaaaattttctcccggGTTTTCTATCCTCAGTGTTTTCCATCTTTTGCCAAACAGTGAAAAACACTGTTTTCCACCCATTTTTCCTTCCTATGttttccatcctctctaaaaTCACCCCAACCAAGCACAGTGTAAGAGTGTTTACATCAGAtaatgcaaaatagaaaaatgctTAATTTTACACAATTAAGTCCTAAAATCATTCATATTAGTCaagttaaaaaaatgtttggatTTGTAAAATTACTGTTTATTTACACCATTActgtaattttgtattttaatttttttctctcctcttacTCTCATAAGATTCTCTCTTGATAGgaagataataataatgaaagaataaatataagtatttatataaaaaataaaaaataaaatatagaatagataatttaatggagtgtttttgaaaagtaattatgtaaaatagatatatatttttacacagGTCAATGCCAATggtaatattttattgtgttgatatcttattttatttttactgttgATACTTGAGAGGACTATGTCAGTCtatttttgcattaattattaCTAATACTTTACTTGTGTTaatatttaactttatttttactGTGTTAGAATTTACTTTTCGGAAAACTActtgcaattaaaaaataaagattttggAAACCCAAAAttatttgtgattgtttttttttttgagaaattatttgTGATTGTTTTAAATATTAACTATCCAATTCAACTtactcctcaaaaaaaaaaaaaaaaaaaaaaaaaaaaaaaaaaaaacctatctaATTCAACTTAATTaacaaaagtttatttttaaaaaataaattaacagaAGAAAATGatatctttatttgttttttaggttttttttttatcataaaatagtagtaataaataataatttagctaaagagagaaatatacgcccaaataaaaataaaaacaaaatagaaaatatttgataaaaataaatacaaaataccCAGAATAGGAATATTCGAttaaattacacacacacacacaaaagtaCTAACAAGCGGATACGAGAAGCCCATCTAAAAGTCATGGCGTCTGTTTCTTCACTACATCGTTTGCTCCTGCGACCTTCCAATTTCATCTGCCACTACACAGCTTTATCCAATAACAAAGCTCCACCAACTTCAAATTCTAACTCTACTTTCTATGTTCTTGGTTCAGTTTCTCCAGCCACCAAACATAATGTATTATGTTGCAAGAACAGCGAGCAGCATCAAGAACAAAGGTAAAAGTCTAAAGAAACTTTATAATTTCTATTTCATcgtacttttattattattatttgggttcactttcttctttgtttatgtttatgtattttttatttgggtcaGTTTTGAGGTTGAAGAGCTATGTGGAGCTAAAAGAAGAGAAGTTGTACTTCAGTTGACAATTGCTGCATTTTCTTTTCCAGCAATCATTTCAAGTGCAAAAGCATTTGCTGAGAACGGTGTGGTTCTCATCTCTCACTTTCAATTCCTAGTAGATTTCAactttttcttgtctttttttttctcaaatttttactTGAAATTAATTTGTTACTCAAATTATAtcttatatcattttttttcagaTGTACCTGAGAATTTTCGTGTTTATACCGACGATGTGAACAAATTCAAGATTCTGATTCCACAAGGTGAATAGACTAAAGCGAAAGCGTAAAGTGAATTAAGAATATAGACATTAGCCTCGATAGTATTGAAAGTACTAGAAGTCTAGAAAGCACTGTACTTTGTGTTTCCCTTGTCATATGATATGATACATATTTCTCATGTATGATAATGATACACCAGTGAATGATGATCATGGTTTGATCCTACCATTGTAGTTTTTGAGTCAAGGGCCTGACTCAATGACATTGCTCAGTTCTCTCATAAAGGAGAATCTAAATTCATATATGATCTCTCCCAATTTGTCAAAAAATAGAAGTAATTTCTGGGATATAatacacactcacacacactcacgctcaaaaaaagaaaaatgaaatttgttgttaGAGCAATTATATAGCACATAACCTGAACATAGTGATTGAGTGACTTCTTGTTTATGCAGATTGGCAAGTAGGTGCTGGGGAACCTAATGGATTTAAATCGATAACGGCTTTCTACCCAGAAGATTCTTCTAATTCAAATGGTACACAAAAGTTTCTTGATGGATCTGTCTCCAGTAATTTACTAAACTTTCTTTTAATATTGAAATTGCTCACTGGGTTGCCTCAGTCAGCGTTGTAATAACGGGGGTTGGACCTGATTTTACAAGGATGGAATCGTTAGGCAAGGTCGATGCTTTTGCTGAGACACTGGTGAGATCTTATTCTCAATTCTCAAATATTCTAATTTAGTGTGTTTAAGTAGAGAGCTTGTTTAGGTAACatgccaattttttttacattccaaATGTGTCAAACAGGTTAATGGATTGGATAGAAGCTGGCAAAGGCCCCCAGGTGTGGCTGCGAAGCTCATAGACTGTAGATCCAGTAAAGGTAATTGCAGCCACTCTACTCTGACAATGCAATGAAATGTGaacttttgagaaaatttgtttGGGATTGTCTAAAATCTAATTGGTGCACTTCATTCAAATAAAACTGTCGGTGTGTGTCAAATTCAGTATAAAACCCTATACCTTATGgaaatttacttttttgttgaCCGTCGAAAATCAGAGATTACGTAgcgcctaaaaaaaaaaaagagatgggaCTCATGGAAGTTTTGACCAAGTTCTCATCTAGGAGGTGGATTTCCATCCTGCATTTTCTATGTATCACTTCACTTTCGGCTAATgttctttaaagaaaaaacttttaGATGCATAAATATTCTACATTTCATTCTTTATATTAAATCTGTCTCTGTCGATTATCAAAAaatctctgtctctgtctctgtctcagtctcaaaaagtaaattttaatTCCAAGAATTGAGGAAAGGAATATAGTCAAACTAGTGACTTCCATGTCATGTCCTGAGGCTCATTCTTTATATTAACCTAATAAACTTGATTCCCAATTTCATTTATTGAGTATTCACTACAAAACTCTGGTGGAAGTCGCAGACATATGttttcagtctctctctctctctttctctctctcaaaaagtaAATTTTAGTTCCAAGAATAGAGGAAAGGAATATGCAAAATAGTGACTTTGTCATGAGGCTCATTCGTTATATTAATCTAAAAAACTTGATTCTCAATATCATTCAATGAAACAGGAATCTATTACATTGAGTATTCACTACAAAATCCTGGTGAAAGTCGCAGACATTTGTTTACAGCAATTGGGATGGCATCCAACGGCTGGTATAACAGACTATACACCGTAACAGGCCAGGTAGATCTTACCACATTGTAGTTCTTGTACTTCCATAGCAGTTAGTCCAAGGTTCAGAGCGCACATTCAATACTAAgtacatataattttatattttgctgCAGTTCATTGATGAAGAATCAGATAAATACAGTTCCAAAATTGAGAAGGTGAAGTGATGTAAACTTATAGCTCCTTATTTCCTGTTTTCACTCACTAAAGGTTTAAGGTTTGGGCTTGCTCCACGAAACTGGCGGATAATTCACTTATTGAAATGCACATCTTATTTGCAGGCGATAGCATCCTTCGGGTTCATTTGAAAAGATTTTGGCAAGTGGAATGTAAAAGTTTtggctttcaagtttcaagttctGTCTCACTAGCTTTGAATATCAAACATTTTACAcggaattttaatttattttttttaggttggtCATTCTGAATGATATTAAGTTACTAAATTCACTGCATTCAATCCAGCAGTTAACCGGCACACAGATTGCTAAATTTATGCAAGTTCTGAACAGATTTATATAGATGAGATGAGAATCATGAGATTGCTTTTTTAAGTATTATATATGAGATTGCGTTGCAGCTCAATCATTTTCTTCCCATAATGATTTTGGTAAGGATTGGAATCTTGGATAACTGAAGCAGACAAACACCAATCGCAGTTGAGAAATCCACAACAGAGTATTAACTTCCTAATAATGTTCTTTGGGCTTTTCCCTAAAAGAAATGTAAATACTAAAGCCAACTGCAGCAGATTACTGAAGGTGAAAAATTGCAGGTTACAAAGGCAATCCACCGACTGTTCAAGGTTATATTTCATATAAACTTCTAGGATCGATGACATGACACACTAGTTCTTAGAAATTGTCTACACTTATTCAACACTATACACAGAACCGGAATGAAACAAGCCAAGGGACTACCCACTTATAACATACTTTAAAGTTagtgtttaaactttaaacactatatttaaaaataaaaacgtgatagtttaaaaaataattatatgtgCTCATCTAGTAGCTACAGCctacaaaaattaatagttttgccattataaatgattttttatatgacaaaaaaaaaaaaagattataggTATATAATATTTACTCTATATAGTTGCTTTTTCAGAAAAGGTCGAATTCAAGTTTTACACTTCACTTTCATGAATACTTACATATGTCAGAATTGACTTCTCCAACCTAAAATATAAGGATTAGAATTCTCATGTTCATGAGAATTAAAAGATTCTCAGGAAGTTTTACAGATAAATACAAAACCTTCATGAATTATTGGAAACAAAAGTAATAACTCAGATTCTCAATATAATAactcaataaaaacaaaagtaatatACATGTAGAAAGATATTGGCAGATGCATGCCAATGTTGCCAAATGATAAgtgtgatttttaaaattgagcACAAACCTACAAGGGggacaggaaaagaaaaacctacATGGGGGACAGCTGGGCAGGGAAGAAGCTTTGCATCTACAACCAATCTAATTTGATTTGAGAGTAAGTTTTGCAGATCCAGAGAGAAAGTCAACTAACAGGCATGGGGGAAAAATATGGCATTTTTGGTAAGTAAATAGATAACTAGGAAAAAAAGAGGATAAGTATATAGATATTCATGAATCTTGGAATATCAATCTATTCTTACACTCTTCTGCTCCATGCGTTCATCAGTTTTTGGTGCAGAACTTCTATGAAACAAGAGGGTAAGCTGATCAACAAAAAGCATGTTCTTCATTTGCTCCAGTTGTTGCCATTCTTTTTCCATCTGCATATCTAGGTTCTCAAAATGAACAAGCTTATCTTGGATCTCCTTCATCTGCATTGACTCCTAATGTTTAGCAAATAATCTATGTGACAGGAGCACAAAGCAATGACTGAGAATCATATAAACCTGAACTTCTGCAATCCTAGAAACTGCTCTCTCCACATCCAGCTCTTCCTTCTGAAGCTGTGAATTTGCTTCCACAAAAGCTCCTTCTGATGCATTCCCAGTGGCGTCGCCATTAGGTGTAACATCAGCTTCTGCATCAGAAATATAGAGCCATTATTCCGCTGAAAGTTGAGTGGTCTCCACAATAACACATTCCCCAACTAGCATTCTCTGTAGCTTTTTACTAATTAATAGGTATTTGGCCAAAAATTTACTCAgttgtaaatttttaaaatttcccaGACCTGACAGGTTGAAGGCTGCCATACATTAGTAATATTTGCAATATGGTCCCAACTGACAATATACTtatatcacaaatcaattgggTAACACCTCCTAGAAAGCACTAATTGAATAGTTGCATACTTAGTACTTATTAAGTTTTACAAATTCAAATCAGTAACATCCTAGGCACAATTCCAGCCCATATGCAGTAAAATATGTCAGTCCAAATCCTAAATGCCTGAGAGCAGCTCCAAATAAGAATTTTTGTATACCttgcaattttgtaattttggcAAGAGAACCTTGAGGCTCTTTATTAGCTCCACGGCCCACCTGAGAGAGACTCGTAACTGCCGCTCGGGCAGCAGCTTCTGCAACATCTACACCCGCCAATGCTGAAAGAAATGCAGCCTGAGAAATGTTCCAAGCACAAAAGTCAATGTTGACCTTTGGAATAACCCGCATtggttcaaaataaaaaaataaatcaagaatTATACTGCCAACCACATATACTTGGATAAAGCACACTTAAGATTCAGTAATAGGAATAAACTACAAAAGATCACTAGATAAAAAGTCCATAATCTAAATCCATTCTGGTTGAGCACTTGTTATCTATATAGATTTCCATATGTAACACTATTAGATTAGAAGTGAACCCTGGTACCCTTGAACTAAAAGACATGGTGCAGCAAAATCATAAAGGGAGGGCGAAGGCTATGACTATTGTTAGAGCACTTTATGTTCAGCCCATTGAGATTTTCACAAGGAAGTCCTGCAGCAGTCTAACCCAACCTAATAAAATTCTCCAGAAAGAAAGACCCTGTTTAAATAGCAAGGCCTACAAAATGATTCCCAGACAAAAAGTAACCCTTGTTATGGATTCGAGCATACACTAATCCGTCCTAATCATAAGGTCCTGCTTATTGGAGTTGTAATCAAGTTCTTTAAACAAATTAAAGCCATACCCATTACCAAGATTTGAAATAACCCCATAAATATACCTGAGCCATAATTGGGTTGCTTGCATCAGCAAGAGGTGTGAGACACAGTCTTTTACTGGGGAATGATGCACCCGAACTTTCTAATCTACGTTCAGCATCAACATGATCCTTCATTTGATTATATTTGACATCAACCTCCCCGGAGTCCGCATGTTTAAGATATTCCTCCCCAAAGGGAAGCTTAAGGAAATGCGCGACACATTCCTTCTCGCTTCTACCACCAACATGTTGTGCCACCCTCCTCCAGTCATCACCATAGTGCAAAATAGCTTCCATAAGATGCAAATTTTCTTTCTCCGTCCAATCTGTCTTCATATCTTCACTGATCTCAACCCGCCTGAAATCCGAAGAGTTGACACCAACCCGGTAGTTCCCACGGACATAGCATCTTGCACAAAGAGTCAAGTCATACTGCtcaacaaaagacaaattcCCAAGGATCAGACCCTTTGGCACCAATCAATTAAAGATGAAATTGATTACAAAAAGGCATACTAAAGATCAGTTGCAAGCACTATGCTGCCAATTAAGATTTGGGTAGTTGTTATTTATTcggaaaacttaaaataaatataaaatgtatgaaaaaaaaagcagaaacATTATATAAAACTGACCTTATCACAAGCAAAGCAAGCAATGCTGCAAACAAGCTTGCAACCACTACACACAACCTTAGAATTTTCCTTACTAGGACCCGCCGACGAATCAGCTGCTGCCGCGGCCGCAGCAGCAGCAGCGGCTTTAGCTTCGGCGCcctgagaagaagaagaagacttggTATCCTTGTCTTCCCATTTGAGTGGCTTGTTTTGTGCGGAGGGAGAGTAATTGATCAAACCCCAAGCCTCGAGAAAATCGAAGACCCTACGAATGGACCCCACGTCGCCCACAAGAGTCTTTCTAGCGTCCGTGAAGGTTATTTTTCTCGAAGGGGCTTGTTGACGTTGATGTTCTCTGAATTGCTTGACGATGGAGTTTCTGTAGTGCATGTAAACCTTAGGGTTCTTGGAAGGAGAGCGAGAATCGAAGAATTCTGGGAGGAACCGAACCTCGCATTCGTGAATGTTGTCCCATGAAAACCAACctaatcaaaattcaaaatccaaaataattaattacgtaaattataaaacaacaaaataaaataaataaattgttagtTGGGACATACGGGAATAACTGGGGATGTGGATGATGTCAGCATCGGAGGAGGGAGGTGGATCAGGGGGTCTGGGAGTGGCAATGGCGacggcggtggcggtggcggtggcgggAGTGTCGGGTTTAattggggtttgggtttggggttGTTTGGGATTGGAAGGGGTTTCCGAATCGGGTTCGATTTCGGTGGTGGAGGGTCCGGGGGGTTGTAATATAACCGGTGTAGTTGTGATAGTAGTCGCCATTTAGAATTAGCCTCTCTGACTCTGAGTCTGAGAGGCGAGAGGGAGAGATAGAGGATACAAATTTGAGATCGCGAGCGAGTCAGTTCGGGTGGGCAGAAAAAATAGTAACGGGTTTGTGTATCACCCACTTCAGAAACGGACCTTGGATTTGGTAtgtaatatgtatatatagttaCCCAATAGGCTTAGATTTGGGTTTTGGAACTTATCATTATTATAAATAGGCCCATTCCTGTAAGAAAAGGCCCTGAGCCCAGGACCCAGCcgaatactctctctctctcacgttTTTTTTTACCGAAAGGTAGGAccttaagataatttttttgagtCGTCCGGGTTAAAGAAATTTTCTTCTAAACTGTTTTGAAAGAAAGCATTGACCAAATAGAAGAGACTTCTCTAGTAAtagtatatatcaaaattataaactagacttccataaaaaaaaaataaaaaaaaaaaattataaactagaACCTTAAAGCATAATCTTGATCATTAGCCAAAAAAAGCAAACTACCAACCCCAATACAAACATTggttcttatcaaaaaaaaaaaaaaaaaaaaaaatacaaacattgATTCTTAGAATATAACTACCCATATATGTTGGTCCTTACCCATATAtagttattttccttttataggAGAAGAGTAGTAAAAGAAGACGAATACAAGTTAATAAGAAACAtgttaataagaaaaataagaacaagTACATTGTTAGTTATTTgtaactttacataaaataggTTTATTCTTTTTCATGAGTTGATACTTGATACTTGATACTTTACTTTTGTAAAAGAGGTTTCACATGTTTATctcattcctttattttgttgataAGATTGAGATATTATTCATCATCTATATGACATAAGGCTTATGTCATCTATACGACATAAGGCTTATGTCATCtggtcaagattttttttttcttgtggtTAATGGCTTCTAGCAAatttccaactttttttttatttgacttgTAGTGGATGTACTTAATTGGGATTTGAGTAACCATAAGCCTCGTACGATTTGTTAGCACagatattttgaaatttgattccTTAATTTGTTTTGCTTAATTGAACAAATTAATTAGGGTTTGTgctcttatcaaaaaaagaaaaaagaaaaagaaaaagtagggtTTGTGCTACAATAAATTATTTCCTCAACATGTGGTAATTCAAAGGAATTAATCATTCTATCTtcacataattattttttcgCTTGTTGCTATTAGAAACCGAATCTAATatggttggaaattttttttaatctaactCACCCTCTTGCTGAAGGTGAAATATTTACCCCATTTCAGGTTCTTACTAAATAAGAGAGCAATGTTTTAAACATAGCAAAAAACTGATATCATTGGTTTGTTGTTAAAACTAGAAAAATACTTGGTAAGCTATTCCCCATTCTATATGTCCGTTTGGTTTGCGCATCCGTGTTCACGCGTCTGgcgtttttgggtttttttttttttttttttttttttgttttttttaccaGCGCTTGATGTACTGTTCATGAGACATGAACAGTGTATTTTAGGTCAATAAATAGTGCTAAACAGTAGTGAACAGTAATAAACATTaaccagaatttttttttttttttttaattttcagcaaaataagcggtatccaaaccgGACCAAACGCACACTATAACTTCATTTTTCATGATTAAAAAGAGATTAACTTTGGTATTCATTAATGCATATTGATATATCATGACTTTGAAGCAAGATTTTTCTAGTCTTTTATTTTCAAGCCTTTGTTGAAATGCTTCAAAAATATCATGAGTGAGCAAGCCTTTTGCTTTCTCAAAAatttagaagagaaaaaaaaaaaattccaatttttctatttgaaaatattgaagTTTTATAGCTTCGTTATTTgctcaactattttttttttctaccaaaTTACTCAAGTTATTTGAACTTTACCTTTTTGATTCAATTTAGAAATTTCATGATTAtagaaataatttatttctaAATAGGCTTATTTTGTCGTTTTCAGAGAAATATCCATCAATTTCATTGCGCTTTAAAAAGCTTGTCTAGCGTATTATAGGCTTTGAAGCAAGCGCCTCAAACCTCTTAAAGCCGTTAAATTGTGAATGACATGACTTCATGTTGCATGGATTTCTAGTTGGAATCCTTCATCATGTTTAGGTGCTCGTTTGGAGCTTTTGGAGCCTTTTTGGCTATAGTAACCAAATATCTTTTTATGAGGTTCATGGATTCTTGCATATAGATGGATCTCTATTAGTTTCTTGTTTAACAGTTTTTCATGATGATTActactttagaaaaaaaaaactgaaattaaTAAAGGTTATATCTATCAGACTTCAAAGATATAATTTACAATATTATTAgaccattttaatatttttcctttcttttatttgtcaTTAAATCTTTAACAACTTCAATACCTATTCTGATAATGGTCAACCAGACTGAAATTGGATCACCCTAGAGGATACTAGTaaacaatttaaagaaaatattttatgagaaaatgaagaaataagatAACTAACTTTTCATGTATTAACCGGACCctatttttatgcatttaaaaaataaaaattgagaggAATTGGGTGGGTGTGCGTGAGCGTGAGCGTGACACTAGCTCAATTTGATGAGAACAATTGAATTCAGTAAATTGAAATGGAATCCAGTCTGTTTGGgacaaattaaattcttttttaacttatttCACTTTGTACAAATACAAGAAGTCGCAACAAAGTTGTCAACGTTACAAGTGTCGTGGGTTTCCACGACGGGAACTAACAAAATATGATCCCAACAAATAACAACTGTGACAATGATAATAACGCATGCCACCAAAACAAATTGGACCGACCCAGCCTACTATGACCGACCacaaccataattttttttttttttttttttttttttaattttccgaAAGGGACCACCTCGAGCAAAATGAATAATTAAAGTATAGAAGATATCACCGACAACGAGGTGTAGAATATATGACGTAATAACAACCCACGCACAATGTCATCATACTcatacacaaacaaaacttttatgaaaaaataaaaccagtTCCAGcacaaaaatacaaactttaATTGAAGAGGATTTGTATTTAAAGAAGTTTATTTACAATCGAATGTGGATACACATTTTGAAAGaatgcaaaacaaaattataaccttaaaaactgaaaaagatacAGAATCAAGGGGGTAATGAAATGATCTCCTATGCCTCTAACGAGGCTTAGAGCAGAGGACAGTGACATACATACTATAATGACATTATCGAACAACAAAGGTAATGATGCCACTCGAGCAAGTAGCAAGCAAACATTCTCTACAAGGGACAGTCGACTAAGAAAACGAACATCGACAAAAAACATTcatgatgatttaacacatttttaaCTTCGACATGCACGTGCTGGGACCtattatttctctttccttACCACCTGGCTCACACATCACATGCCAATGCCAATGCCAATGCCATTGTTAATTAACACATGGATAGGACAAGATCAGCAAAAGACATCCTCCCCTATGTATAAAGGGCCCTACGACCTTGAATCAAGGCACCGAATGTGGCATTTAAATTGCCACCTAGTTAACGAGGTTCGAGAGCAAACAGTGAGACTCAATTggaagttcatcaaaaaaataagattaatttCTT
This DNA window, taken from Quercus robur chromosome 2, dhQueRobu3.1, whole genome shotgun sequence, encodes the following:
- the LOC126712633 gene encoding psbP domain-containing protein 3, chloroplastic, which encodes MASVSSLHRLLLRPSNFICHYTALSNNKAPPTSNSNSTFYVLGSVSPATKHNVLCCKNSEQHQEQSFEVEELCGAKRREVVLQLTIAAFSFPAIISSAKAFAENDVPENFRVYTDDVNKFKILIPQDWQVGAGEPNGFKSITAFYPEDSSNSNVSVVITGVGPDFTRMESLGKVDAFAETLVNGLDRSWQRPPGVAAKLIDCRSSKGIYYIEYSLQNPGESRRHLFTAIGMASNGWYNRLYTVTGQFIDEESDKYSSKIEKAIASFGFI
- the LOC126712632 gene encoding SWI/SNF complex subunit SWI3B, whose protein sequence is MATTITTTPVILQPPGPSTTEIEPDSETPSNPKQPQTQTPIKPDTPATATATAVAIATPRPPDPPPSSDADIIHIPSYSRWFSWDNIHECEVRFLPEFFDSRSPSKNPKVYMHYRNSIVKQFREHQRQQAPSRKITFTDARKTLVGDVGSIRRVFDFLEAWGLINYSPSAQNKPLKWEDKDTKSSSSSQGAEAKAAAAAAAAAAADSSAGPSKENSKVVCSGCKLVCSIACFACDKYDLTLCARCYVRGNYRVGVNSSDFRRVEISEDMKTDWTEKENLHLMEAILHYGDDWRRVAQHVGGRSEKECVAHFLKLPFGEEYLKHADSGEVDVKYNQMKDHVDAERRLESSGASFPSKRLCLTPLADASNPIMAQAAFLSALAGVDVAEAAARAAVTSLSQVGRGANKEPQGSLAKITKLQEADVTPNGDATGNASEGAFVEANSQLQKEELDVERAVSRIAEVQMKEIQDKLVHFENLDMQMEKEWQQLEQMKNMLFVDQLTLLFHRSSAPKTDERMEQKSVRID